The proteins below come from a single Aegilops tauschii subsp. strangulata cultivar AL8/78 chromosome 6, Aet v6.0, whole genome shotgun sequence genomic window:
- the LOC109781881 gene encoding uncharacterized protein, with amino-acid sequence MASMTQPMPYYPTTNPIMHAQPATTSRGSFAPVFTVLGVISFLAVVACVAGRLCGRRLSKKKAYADQHYYGTNAVGGDLEKGFEVKYPPMKPMPSSRAVVHDMDDGFEIKFAPGKPAAWKTDAKADNRGRPQQHHLHPQVGMPKEYAGFRYPAAANGAVRQGQLRGGTFVSAKPGS; translated from the coding sequence ATGGCTTCCATGACCCAGCCCATGCCGTATTACCCCACCACCAACCCCATCATGCACGCGCAGCCGGCCACCACGTCCAGGGGCTCCTTCGCGCCGGTGTTCACCGTGCTGGGCGTCATCTCCTTCCTCGCCGTCGTCGCCTGCGTGGCGGGGCGGCTGTGCGGCCGCCGGCTCTCCAAGAAGAAGGCCTACGCCGACCAGCACTACTACGGCACCAACGCGGTCGGCGGCGACCTGGAGAAGGGCTTCGAGGTCAAGTACCCGCCGATGAAGCCCATGCCGAGCTCCCGCGCGGTGGTCCACGACATGGACGACGGCTTCGAGATCAAGTTCGCGCCGGGGAAGCCCGCGGCGTGGAAGACCGACGCCAAGGCCGACAACAGAGGGCGCCCGCAGCAGCACCACCTCCATCCCCAGGTCGGCATGCCGAAGGAGTACGCCGGTTTCAGGTACCCCGCGGCCGCGAACGGCGCGGTCAGGCAAGGGCAATTAAGGGGCGGAACATTCGTCTCTGCGAAGCCCGGTTCATGA
- the LOC109781880 gene encoding universal stress protein A-like protein, whose amino-acid sequence MADSSAPTRVMMAVNESSLKGYPHPSISCRSAFDWMLSKLVRSNTDGFHLLFLHVQVPDEDGFDDMDSIYASPTDFQSMKQRDKIRGIHLLEYFVNECHRLGIKCEAWTKHGDPKEVICHEVKRVQPDLLVVGSRGLGPFQRVFVGTVSEFCVKHAECPVITIKRKANEAPQDPIDD is encoded by the exons ATGGCGGATTCGTCGGCGCCGACGcgggtgatgatggcggtgaacgAGTCGTCGCTCAAGGGGTACCCGCACCCCTCCATCAGCTGCCGCTCCGCCTTCGACTGGATGCTCTCCAAGCTCGTCCGCTCCAACACCGACGGCttccacctcctcttcctccacgtCCAGGTCCCCGACGAGGACG GATTTGATGATATGGATAGTATATATGCATCACCGACGGACTTCCAGAGCATGAAGCAGAGAGACAAGATAAGAGGGATTCACCTACTTGAGTACTTCGTCAACGAATGCCATCGATTGGGG ATAAAATGTGAAGCTTGGACCAAACATGGGGATCCAAAGGAGGTTATCTGCCATGAGGTGAAGAGAGTCCAGCCTGATCTTCTAGTTGTTGGAAGTAGAGGCCTCGGGCCATTTCAGAG GGTTTTCGTGGGCACGGTGAGCGAGTTCTGCGTCAAGCATGCCGAGTGTCCAGTCATCACCATCAAGCGCAAGGCCAACGAAGCTCCGCAGGACCCCATCGACGATTGA